The following are encoded together in the Vespa crabro chromosome 12, iyVesCrab1.2, whole genome shotgun sequence genome:
- the LOC124428352 gene encoding uncharacterized protein LOC124428352 codes for MKLDIARQPNVNDLRPCTRRILMRATDARMQYGAEVCAEALRKENCRISIAAVQNRGALRIACSYRTVSEPAVLVGAGVMPIVLLAQERQFVHQKRSALGKEEASWLARNTSIETWQSRWEREPRGRWTARLVSRLDSWLNREAGEVDFYITLYLTGHGLFCSCLATMRKVVDVKCYYGDSTVDDAHHTFLICARWSAERFSVEH; via the coding sequence ATGAAGTTGGATATTGCTAGACAGCCAAATGTCAACGACCTCCGGCCGTGCACTAGGCGAATACTGATGCGTGCCACCGATGCCAGGATGCAGTACGGCGCTGAAGTATGTGCGGAGGCCCTGCGAAAAGAGAATTGTCGCATAAGCATAGCCGCGGTACAGAATAGGGGCGCTCTCCGAATCGCTTGCTCCTACCGCACGGTCTCTGAGCCCGCGGTGCTAGTGGGCGCGGGAGTAATGCCGATCGTTCTACTAGcccaggagagacaattcgtccaccaGAAAAGGTCCGCTTTGGGTAAGGAGGAGGCATCATGGCTCGCCAGGAATACCAGCATCgagacctggcaaagcagatgggaaCGGGAGcctaggggcagatggacGGCCCGACTCGTCAGTCGGCTGGACAGCTGGCTAAACCGGGAGGCGGGGGAGGTAGACTTCTACATCACCCTATATTTAACAGGGCATGGTCTGTTCTGCTCCTGCCTCGCAACAATGAGGAAGGTTGTAGACGTTAAATGCTACTATGGCGACTCAACCGTAGACGACGCCCACCACACGTTCTTGATATGTGCACGGTGGAGCGCCGAACGATTTTCCGTGGAGCATTAG